ATGAGGAGCCGGGACGGATCGATGTGGCGCATCTCCGGAACATGGCCCGCGATGTGGGCCACGAGCTGCTCCAGTTCACGGGTGAGATTGAGGACGGTCACCCCCATGGCGCAGGCAGATTACTTCGACTTGAATTTGTGGCAGAACAGGCAGCGCATGGGGCCGTCGGCCGGTTTTACCGGATGCTCCTTGGGGAACGGGATGCCGCCGGACCCTTCGAAGTGGCACGAGGGGCACTGGGCGTCCAGATCGATCTTGGTGGC
The nucleotide sequence above comes from Geobacter benzoatilyticus. Encoded proteins:
- a CDS encoding cytochrome C encodes the protein MKLAKKDWFFIILIIAVFGGFWAISGEVKTKKVPYDDAHKRFYDAFNSGATKIDLDAQCPSCHFEGSGGIPFPKEHPVKPADGPMRCLFCHKFKSK